A single region of the Microcella sp. genome encodes:
- a CDS encoding glycoside hydrolase family 15 protein: MPEPLENYAMIGDCRSAALVGRSGSIDWLCLPRFDSSSMFARILGDENHGHWALHPVDAEECAERRYDDDTFTLISRWVTDTGIVDVIDLMPHGDGEANVVRRVVGVSGSVTMRQELRVRFDYAGSMPWVRQVGTDDEPALIAIAGPDAIIVRGVGFTAVDHAHRAEFTVHEGDIVDTTLTWFPSHKQPRAQQSVDTLIETTREWWQSWARAAIAPGAYDDHVRRSLLVLRALTHESTGGIVAAPTTSLPEEIGGVRNWDYRYVWLRDAALTLEALMLHGYGTEAGEWRDWLLRAIAGDPHDVQIMYGLSGERRLTEHELSSLPGYEGSSPVRVGNAAYSQFQGDIFGEVLIALAQARELGVEEDGFSWTLQKHLLTYIAENLDRDDNGIWEIRGQHRRFTHSRAMIWAAFDRGIAAVVDGGLPGPVDEWRRCRDQLRVEIERDGVDPEGGFFVQHYETTEVDASLLQLAQIGFVDYDDARMLATVAQIESTLLRDGLPLRYRTESGVDGIDGDEHPFITCAFWLVEQYAQSGRLDDATALMDRLIGLANDVGLLSEEYDVEHHRHMGNTPQALSHLSLVRAADAIASARQGAAA, translated from the coding sequence ATGCCTGAACCCCTCGAGAACTACGCCATGATCGGCGACTGCCGCAGCGCCGCGCTCGTCGGACGGTCGGGTTCGATCGACTGGCTGTGCCTGCCGCGCTTCGACTCGTCGTCAATGTTCGCAAGAATTCTGGGCGATGAGAACCACGGTCATTGGGCTCTGCACCCGGTCGATGCCGAAGAGTGCGCCGAGCGCCGCTACGACGACGACACCTTCACGCTCATCAGCCGCTGGGTCACCGACACGGGCATCGTCGATGTCATCGATCTCATGCCGCATGGCGACGGCGAGGCGAACGTCGTGCGCCGCGTCGTGGGTGTGAGCGGCTCGGTGACGATGCGGCAAGAGCTGCGCGTCAGATTCGACTACGCGGGCTCGATGCCGTGGGTGCGGCAAGTGGGCACCGACGACGAGCCGGCGCTCATCGCCATTGCGGGGCCCGATGCGATCATCGTTCGCGGCGTGGGCTTCACGGCCGTCGATCACGCGCACCGCGCTGAGTTCACGGTGCACGAAGGAGACATCGTCGACACCACGCTCACGTGGTTTCCGTCGCACAAGCAGCCGCGCGCGCAGCAGTCGGTCGACACGCTCATCGAGACGACCCGCGAGTGGTGGCAGTCGTGGGCACGCGCCGCGATCGCCCCCGGGGCGTACGACGACCACGTGCGTCGCTCGTTGCTCGTGCTGCGCGCGCTCACCCACGAATCGACCGGGGGCATTGTCGCGGCGCCGACGACGAGCCTGCCCGAAGAGATCGGCGGGGTGCGCAATTGGGACTACCGGTATGTGTGGCTGCGCGACGCCGCACTGACCCTCGAGGCGCTCATGCTGCACGGCTATGGCACCGAGGCCGGCGAGTGGCGCGACTGGCTGCTGCGGGCGATCGCCGGCGACCCGCACGATGTGCAGATCATGTACGGCCTCTCGGGCGAGCGGCGGCTGACCGAGCACGAGCTCTCGAGCCTGCCCGGCTATGAGGGCTCGAGCCCGGTGCGGGTGGGCAATGCCGCCTACTCGCAGTTTCAGGGCGACATCTTCGGCGAGGTGCTCATCGCTCTCGCTCAGGCGCGCGAGCTCGGCGTCGAAGAAGACGGCTTCTCGTGGACTCTGCAGAAGCATCTGCTCACCTACATCGCCGAGAACCTCGACCGCGATGACAACGGCATATGGGAGATTCGTGGCCAGCATCGTCGCTTCACGCACTCTCGCGCCATGATCTGGGCGGCGTTCGATCGGGGAATCGCCGCTGTCGTCGATGGCGGACTGCCCGGGCCGGTCGATGAGTGGCGGCGCTGCCGCGACCAGTTGCGTGTCGAGATCGAACGCGACGGAGTCGACCCCGAGGGAGGCTTCTTCGTGCAGCACTATGAGACGACCGAGGTCGATGCTTCGCTCTTGCAGCTCGCGCAGATCGGCTTCGTCGACTACGACGATGCCCGCATGCTGGCGACCGTCGCGCAGATCGAGAGCACGCTGCTGAGGGATGGCCTTCCTCTGCGCTACCGCACCGAGAGCGGTGTCGACGGCATCGACGGAGACGAGCATCCCTTCATCACCTGCGCGTTCTGGCTCGTCGAGCAGTATGCGCAGTCGGGGCGCCTCGATGACGCCACCGCGCTCATGGATCGCCTGATCGGCCTCGCGAATGACGTGGGCCTGCTGTCTGAAGAGTACGACGTCGAGCACCATCGCCACATGGGCAATACTCCGCAGGCGCTGTCGCATCTCTCGCTCGTGCGGGCGGCCGACGCCATCGCGAGCGCTCGGCAGGGCGCAGCGGCGTGA
- a CDS encoding S4 domain-containing protein: protein MTTGAVRVDAYTWAIRLYSTRSAATAACKAGHVKVNEAGAKPAQVVRIGDRVRALTPGGERIVVVTGLITKRTSAALAALHYDDLTPPPPPREERPARVVRDRGAGRPTKRDRRLIERLRGRDLSAGDPGETP from the coding sequence GTGACCACGGGCGCGGTGCGCGTCGACGCGTACACCTGGGCGATCAGGCTCTACTCGACTCGGTCGGCAGCGACCGCCGCCTGCAAGGCCGGCCACGTCAAGGTCAACGAGGCCGGGGCCAAGCCAGCACAGGTGGTGCGCATCGGAGATCGGGTGCGCGCCCTCACCCCGGGCGGTGAGCGCATCGTCGTCGTCACCGGGCTCATCACGAAGCGCACGAGCGCCGCCCTCGCGGCCCTGCACTACGACGACCTCACTCCACCGCCGCCCCCGAGAGAAGAGCGCCCGGCCCGTGTGGTGCGCGACCGCGGCGCGGGTCGCCCGACGAAGCGCGACCGCAGGCTGATCGAGCGCCTGCGCGGCCGAGACCTGTCGGCCGGCGACCCCGGCGAGACCCCCTGA
- a CDS encoding L-lactate dehydrogenase, giving the protein MTVIENSRLAIIGAGAVGSSLAYASLIRGSAREVVLYDIDAARVEAEVLDLAHGTPFTGSSSISGGADLDVVAGANIVVVTAGAKQHPGQSRLELAGVNVGILESLMPQLIERAPNAVYVLVTNPCDVLAVAAQRFSGLPAGRVFSSGTVLDSSRLRWRLAERLGVSASSIHAMIVGEHGDSEFPLWSQSRIGPIPIREWIDDSGDSLSVEELDRIAHEVKTAAYKVIEGKGATNYAIGLSGARIVEAVLNDEGAVLPVSSVLTDYRGVSGVALSVPSIVDASGVSRVIDVPFSADEERLLHASAGTIRDSLAALGLA; this is encoded by the coding sequence ATGACTGTCATCGAGAACTCACGCCTGGCCATCATCGGCGCCGGGGCCGTCGGCTCCTCCCTCGCCTACGCATCGCTCATCCGCGGCTCGGCCCGCGAAGTGGTGCTCTACGACATCGACGCCGCACGGGTCGAGGCCGAGGTGCTCGATCTCGCGCACGGCACTCCGTTCACCGGGTCGAGCTCGATCTCGGGCGGAGCCGATCTCGATGTCGTCGCCGGGGCGAACATCGTCGTGGTGACGGCCGGAGCCAAGCAGCACCCCGGCCAGAGCAGGCTCGAGCTCGCCGGCGTCAACGTGGGCATTCTCGAATCGCTCATGCCGCAGCTCATCGAGCGCGCGCCGAACGCGGTCTACGTGCTCGTGACCAACCCGTGCGATGTGCTCGCGGTCGCCGCCCAGCGCTTCAGCGGGCTGCCAGCAGGCCGCGTGTTCTCGAGCGGCACCGTGCTCGATAGCTCACGACTGCGCTGGCGCCTGGCTGAGCGCCTGGGCGTCAGTGCCTCGAGCATCCACGCGATGATCGTCGGAGAGCACGGCGACAGCGAGTTTCCGCTCTGGTCGCAGAGCCGCATCGGGCCGATTCCGATTCGCGAGTGGATTGACGACAGCGGCGACAGCCTCAGTGTCGAAGAGCTCGACCGCATCGCCCACGAGGTGAAGACCGCGGCCTACAAGGTCATCGAAGGCAAAGGCGCCACGAACTACGCGATCGGGCTGTCGGGGGCACGCATCGTCGAAGCGGTGCTCAACGACGAAGGAGCAGTGCTGCCCGTCAGTTCGGTGCTCACCGACTACCGAGGCGTGAGCGGGGTCGCGCTCTCGGTGCCCAGCATCGTCGACGCCTCGGGAGTCTCGCGGGTCATCGACGTGCCCTTCTCGGCTGACGAAGAGAGGCTGCTGCACGCCTCGGCCGGCACCATTCGCGACTCGCTCGCCGCGCTCGGCCTGGCGTAG
- a CDS encoding Fe-S cluster assembly protein HesB — protein sequence MLVLTETASTVIENLVAREADPQSAGLRIDSGGPDSTQFAVAVSASPEPGDQVVESGGARVFLESNASIALEAKVLDAQVTEQGAVTFAIGDQPA from the coding sequence ATGCTCGTACTGACCGAGACCGCCAGCACCGTCATCGAGAACCTCGTCGCCCGTGAGGCCGACCCGCAGAGTGCGGGCCTGCGCATCGACAGCGGCGGGCCCGATTCGACGCAGTTCGCCGTCGCCGTGAGCGCTTCGCCCGAGCCGGGCGATCAGGTCGTCGAATCCGGTGGGGCCAGGGTGTTTCTCGAGAGCAACGCCTCGATCGCCCTCGAGGCCAAGGTTCTCGACGCCCAGGTGACCGAGCAGGGAGCGGTGACCTTCGCCATCGGTGACCAGCCGGCCTGA
- a CDS encoding FAD-dependent oxidoreductase: MKLVVVGGVAAGASIAARARRLDEFAEIIVLERGHHVSFANCGLPYHIGGVITDRSRLLVQTPQSLREALDLDVRIGQEVVGIDRENKTVTVRRVDDGTEYTESYDALALTPGAEALRPPITGIDLPGVHVLRRMGDMDQIKAHLDGLLAEAAAGTRGAVRAVVIGAGYIGLEMAENLRHRGADVDVVELADQILPPIDHELSVPVETHLRSRGVTVHLETGAAALRDAAGGLDVELTNHTVLHADLVILSAGVRPNSHLAREAGLEIGERGGIVVDTHMRTSDPHIWAAGDVVETPNTVLPGSWLAPLAGPANRQARVAAENICGRDTEYRSTQGTSIVKVFDMVAGGTGATERQLRAAGIEHRAVHVHPSGHAGYYPGTAMMHLKVLFDPTTGRVLGGQAAGFDGIDKRIDVLATAVRNNLTVFDLEELELAYAPPFGSAKDPINMAGFVAANVVRGDLDLWYAENYPAAVEGARIIDVRTAEEFSIWHLPGAENVPLDTLRTASVDWDTSTPIRLYCAVGFRSYLAYRSLRQRGFTDLKTLSGGSTTFRAWHQLDDADDPVQRAPMENYAEGHSLFALAPTGIGASIDLDVTGLACPGPIMKLAEAATAASAGDEITIHVSDPGFAADAPAWVKRNGHELVSIEPEGPGYVAVIRKGGAGAMASARPVHGATVAGPGKNSFVVFSGDLDKVLASMIIANGALAMGEQVSMFFTFWGLNALRREQPPKRQKKLIDRMFGMMMPSGADDLPLSTMNMAGMGPVMIKNVMKQHSVPTLPELIASAQAGGARLIGCTMTMDLLGIAHSDLIDGVELGGVATFLGEASESTTTLFI, encoded by the coding sequence GTGAAGCTTGTCGTCGTCGGCGGAGTCGCCGCCGGAGCATCCATCGCCGCTCGCGCACGCCGCCTCGACGAATTCGCCGAGATCATCGTGCTCGAGCGCGGCCACCATGTGTCGTTCGCCAACTGCGGCCTGCCGTATCACATCGGCGGTGTCATCACCGATCGCAGCCGGCTGCTCGTGCAGACTCCTCAGAGCCTCCGCGAGGCGCTCGATCTCGACGTGCGCATCGGGCAGGAGGTCGTGGGCATCGATCGCGAAAACAAGACCGTCACGGTGCGCCGCGTCGATGACGGCACCGAGTACACCGAATCGTACGACGCCCTCGCGCTGACCCCCGGAGCAGAAGCGCTGCGCCCGCCGATCACCGGCATCGACCTGCCCGGAGTGCACGTGCTGCGCCGCATGGGCGACATGGACCAGATCAAGGCGCACCTCGATGGGCTGCTCGCCGAGGCGGCGGCCGGCACGCGCGGTGCGGTTCGCGCTGTCGTCATCGGCGCGGGCTACATCGGCCTCGAGATGGCCGAGAACCTGCGCCACCGCGGTGCCGACGTCGACGTCGTCGAACTCGCCGACCAGATTCTTCCGCCCATCGACCACGAGCTGTCGGTGCCCGTCGAGACGCATCTGCGCAGTCGAGGCGTCACCGTGCACCTCGAGACGGGCGCGGCCGCACTGCGTGACGCGGCGGGCGGTCTCGATGTCGAGCTCACCAACCACACCGTGCTGCACGCCGACCTCGTCATTCTCTCTGCAGGAGTTCGACCGAACTCGCACCTCGCCCGCGAAGCAGGTCTCGAGATCGGTGAACGCGGCGGCATCGTCGTCGACACGCACATGCGCACGAGTGACCCGCACATCTGGGCGGCGGGAGACGTCGTCGAAACACCGAACACCGTGCTGCCCGGGTCGTGGCTCGCACCGCTCGCGGGCCCCGCGAACCGGCAGGCCCGCGTTGCCGCCGAGAACATCTGCGGCCGTGACACCGAGTACCGCTCGACCCAGGGCACCTCGATCGTCAAGGTCTTCGACATGGTCGCCGGGGGCACTGGCGCGACCGAGCGGCAGTTGCGCGCTGCGGGCATCGAGCACCGTGCCGTTCACGTGCATCCCTCGGGCCACGCCGGCTACTACCCGGGCACCGCGATGATGCACCTCAAGGTGCTCTTCGACCCGACGACGGGTCGCGTGCTGGGCGGTCAGGCTGCGGGCTTCGACGGCATCGATAAGCGCATCGACGTGCTCGCGACTGCGGTGCGCAACAACCTCACCGTCTTCGATCTCGAAGAGCTCGAGCTCGCCTACGCTCCCCCGTTCGGCTCGGCGAAAGACCCCATCAACATGGCGGGCTTCGTCGCCGCGAACGTCGTGCGCGGCGATCTCGACCTCTGGTATGCCGAGAACTACCCGGCGGCGGTCGAGGGTGCGCGCATCATCGACGTGCGCACGGCCGAAGAGTTCAGCATCTGGCACCTGCCCGGCGCCGAGAATGTGCCGCTCGATACCCTGCGAACCGCAAGCGTCGACTGGGATACGAGCACGCCGATTCGTCTCTACTGCGCTGTCGGGTTCCGCTCGTACCTCGCCTACCGCTCGTTGCGCCAGCGCGGCTTCACCGACCTGAAGACGCTCTCGGGCGGCTCGACGACCTTCCGTGCGTGGCACCAGCTCGATGACGCCGATGATCCTGTGCAGCGTGCGCCGATGGAGAACTACGCAGAGGGGCACTCGCTGTTCGCGCTCGCCCCGACCGGCATCGGAGCATCCATCGATCTCGATGTCACCGGCCTCGCCTGCCCTGGCCCGATCATGAAGCTCGCCGAAGCGGCGACCGCGGCCTCAGCAGGCGATGAGATCACCATCCACGTGAGCGACCCCGGATTCGCGGCGGATGCTCCTGCCTGGGTCAAGCGCAATGGCCACGAACTGGTCTCGATCGAGCCGGAGGGGCCAGGCTATGTGGCCGTCATCCGCAAGGGCGGCGCCGGCGCGATGGCGTCGGCACGACCCGTACACGGCGCCACCGTCGCGGGGCCGGGCAAGAACTCGTTCGTGGTGTTCTCGGGCGACCTCGACAAGGTGCTCGCCTCGATGATCATCGCCAACGGCGCACTGGCGATGGGCGAGCAGGTGTCGATGTTCTTCACCTTCTGGGGGCTCAATGCGCTGCGGCGCGAGCAGCCGCCGAAGCGCCAGAAGAAGCTCATCGATCGCATGTTCGGCATGATGATGCCCTCAGGAGCCGACGATCTGCCGCTGTCGACCATGAACATGGCCGGTATGGGCCCGGTCATGATCAAGAACGTCATGAAGCAGCACAGTGTTCCGACCCTGCCCGAGCTGATCGCCTCGGCTCAGGCAGGAGGCGCCAGGCTCATCGGGTGCACCATGACGATGGACCTGCTGGGCATCGCGCACAGCGACCTCATCGATGGCGTCGAACTCGGCGGAGTCGCCACGTTCTTGGGCGAAGCCTCAGAATCGACCACCACGCTGTTCATCTAG